From a single Terriglobia bacterium genomic region:
- a CDS encoding APC family permease has protein sequence MVATTAMLTFISFWRAAAIVLNDLASSAFYAGGIAEHAIGPSAPWFILAVMLFAYAVAQMYVESCSMFVRGGVYRVVKEAMGGTLAKFSVSALMFDYILTGPISGVSAGQYLVGFVNELFQYAHINVVLPTNSTSAIFAAAVTLYFWWENIKGIEESSEKARRIMEFTTILVVLVIGWCSYTLWIKGGHLPPLPVPSNLHFSVEAEGWLRSSRLPEIIGVVGVLVAFGHSVLAMSGLETLAQVYREIEHPKLPNLKKTAFIVFIYSMVFTSLVSFFAFMIIPDAHTRLGYKDNLIAGLAMNVVGPLTLRLLFHGFVVLVGIMILAGAVNTAIVGSNGVLNRVSEDGVLADWFRQPHRRFGTSHRIINLVVALQLLTIFLSRGNVILLGEAYAFGVIWSFAMKGLGVLVLRFTRPGPREFRVPLNPKLGRLEFPLGLGLITLTLFATAIINLFTKEIATISGVSFTLLFYLLFVISEKHNQRRRAAASELDQFNLEPSKEITAEGVGSRPGNILVPVPDYFKLYHLASVLERVDIERQDIVVLHIRVLLRAGSGEHGLEPEQLFTVYEQELFTRALALSEKYGKSVKLAVIAATDVWDGILRAGQNLQSSTIVLGSSTKMSAAEEARRAGLAWEGLPNPKPQLTVEVYSPHGREEVYYLGPHAPHLTPNEIDLLHKIWLDCSQRLEPEELHHHDIVHFALTEVEHKLQEEHDGQVLERLRQHLEQMKSRRVPHL, from the coding sequence ATGGTCGCCACTACGGCGATGCTGACGTTCATCTCTTTCTGGCGCGCGGCGGCCATCGTTCTGAATGATCTGGCTTCCTCCGCGTTCTATGCCGGCGGCATCGCCGAACACGCGATCGGACCGTCGGCGCCGTGGTTCATCCTGGCCGTCATGCTGTTTGCCTACGCCGTCGCACAAATGTACGTGGAAAGCTGCAGCATGTTCGTGCGCGGGGGCGTCTACCGGGTGGTCAAAGAGGCCATGGGGGGAACGCTAGCCAAGTTTTCCGTCTCGGCGCTGATGTTCGACTACATCCTGACCGGGCCGATCAGCGGCGTTTCAGCCGGCCAGTATCTGGTGGGTTTCGTCAATGAACTCTTCCAGTACGCCCACATCAATGTCGTCCTTCCCACCAACTCCACCTCGGCGATTTTTGCGGCGGCTGTGACACTTTATTTCTGGTGGGAGAACATCAAGGGCATCGAGGAGTCCAGCGAAAAAGCCAGACGTATCATGGAGTTCACCACCATCCTGGTGGTCCTGGTGATCGGGTGGTGCAGTTACACGCTGTGGATCAAGGGCGGCCACCTTCCACCGCTTCCTGTGCCCTCCAACCTGCATTTTTCTGTAGAAGCCGAGGGATGGCTGCGCTCCAGCCGGCTGCCGGAAATCATTGGCGTGGTCGGAGTTCTTGTGGCCTTTGGCCATTCCGTGCTGGCCATGAGCGGCCTCGAAACCCTGGCCCAGGTGTACCGCGAAATCGAGCATCCCAAGCTGCCGAACCTGAAGAAAACCGCCTTTATCGTCTTCATCTACAGCATGGTGTTCACTTCGCTGGTCTCCTTCTTTGCCTTCATGATTATTCCAGATGCACATACTCGCCTCGGCTATAAAGATAATCTGATCGCGGGCCTGGCGATGAATGTGGTGGGGCCTCTGACGCTTCGCCTGTTGTTTCATGGCTTCGTGGTCCTCGTGGGAATCATGATCCTCGCGGGCGCGGTCAACACAGCCATTGTCGGATCCAACGGAGTCCTTAATCGCGTTTCTGAAGACGGCGTTCTGGCAGATTGGTTCCGGCAGCCGCATCGGCGCTTTGGAACTTCCCACCGCATCATCAACCTGGTGGTCGCACTGCAGCTCCTGACCATCTTTCTCAGCCGCGGCAACGTGATCCTGCTCGGTGAAGCATATGCTTTCGGAGTGATCTGGAGTTTCGCCATGAAGGGCCTGGGCGTCCTGGTTCTCCGCTTCACCCGGCCTGGACCGCGCGAATTCCGTGTGCCACTGAATCCGAAGCTGGGTCGCCTGGAGTTTCCGCTTGGTCTCGGGCTGATTACGCTGACGCTGTTTGCAACGGCTATCATCAACCTCTTCACCAAGGAAATCGCAACCATATCAGGCGTTTCTTTCACCCTGCTGTTTTATCTCCTCTTTGTTATTTCAGAAAAACATAACCAGCGCCGGAGGGCAGCCGCGAGCGAGCTTGACCAGTTCAACCTGGAGCCCAGTAAGGAGATTACTGCGGAAGGGGTTGGATCGCGGCCGGGCAATATCCTGGTGCCGGTCCCGGACTATTTCAAGCTCTACCACCTGGCTTCTGTGTTGGAGCGGGTGGATATCGAACGCCAGGACATTGTGGTGCTCCACATCCGGGTCCTGTTGCGCGCCGGTTCCGGCGAGCACGGCCTTGAACCGGAGCAGTTGTTCACGGTGTACGAGCAGGAATTGTTTACGCGGGCGCTGGCCCTTTCAGAGAAATACGGGAAATCCGTAAAGCTGGCAGTGATTGCGGCAACGGACGTGTGGGACGGCATCCTGCGCGCCGGCCAGAACCTTCAGTCGTCTACGATCGTCCTGGGGTCCTCGACCAAAATGTCGGCGGCGGAGGAAGCTCGCCGGGCCGGGCTGGCATGGGAAGGATTGCCCAACCCCAAGCCGCAACTGACCGTGGAAGTCTACTCACCGCACGGCAGGGAAGAGGTTTATTATCTGGGCCCGCACGCTCCTCACCTGACTCCCAACGAAATCGACCTCCTGCATAAAATCTGGCTCGACTGCAGCCAGCGCCTGGAGCCCGAAGAACTCCACCATCATGACATCGTCCATTTTGCCCTGACTGAAGTTGAGCACAAACTGCAGGAAGAGCATGACGGCCAGGTCCTGGAACGGCTAAGGCAGCACCTTGAGCAGATGAAATCCCGCCGGGTTCCCCATTTATAA
- a CDS encoding aldo/keto reductase, which yields MDPLQKVQIGKTPLQVTRLGLGGAPLGGLFEDVRGEAAVATIRRALEMGINFFDTAPLYGHGKSEKWMGQGLTGIPSGSRVLATKVGRVLEPVEPGTLEKDEFDNPAPFKPVFDFSYDGVMRSFNESLKRLQVDRIDMLHIHDPDNHYDQAITGAYTALDQLRREGKITAVGAGMNQAEMPARFARAGNFDCFLLAGRYTLIDHTGLKDLLPLCVEKKISIIIGGPYNSGILATGAKPGGKFNYADAPPEIMEKVRKVEEVCARHQVPMKAAALQFPLAHPAVVSVIPGARSVAELEENFRLVSHPIPGGFWAELRSKGLLPEEAPVPV from the coding sequence ATGGATCCTCTGCAAAAAGTTCAAATTGGCAAGACCCCTTTACAAGTCACGCGCCTGGGATTGGGCGGCGCGCCGCTCGGAGGCCTGTTCGAGGATGTCCGGGGAGAAGCCGCCGTGGCAACCATCCGGCGCGCCCTGGAAATGGGCATCAATTTTTTTGACACGGCGCCGCTGTACGGTCATGGCAAGAGCGAAAAGTGGATGGGCCAGGGGCTTACCGGAATTCCCTCGGGTTCGCGGGTGCTGGCCACCAAGGTTGGCCGAGTGCTGGAGCCGGTCGAGCCGGGCACGTTGGAGAAAGATGAATTCGACAACCCGGCTCCCTTCAAACCGGTGTTCGACTTCAGTTACGACGGCGTGATGCGCTCCTTCAACGAGAGCCTGAAGCGATTGCAGGTTGACCGGATCGATATGCTGCACATCCACGACCCCGATAATCATTACGACCAGGCAATCACGGGAGCATATACCGCGCTCGACCAGCTTCGCAGGGAAGGGAAGATCACGGCCGTTGGCGCAGGAATGAATCAGGCCGAGATGCCCGCCCGCTTTGCCCGCGCAGGCAATTTTGATTGTTTCCTGCTGGCGGGCCGTTACACCCTGATCGACCACACCGGCCTGAAAGATTTATTGCCGCTCTGCGTCGAGAAGAAGATCAGCATCATTATCGGCGGGCCTTACAACAGCGGCATCCTGGCCACCGGCGCGAAGCCGGGCGGAAAGTTCAATTACGCCGATGCGCCGCCTGAAATCATGGAGAAGGTGCGAAAGGTTGAAGAGGTCTGCGCGCGTCACCAGGTACCGATGAAAGCTGCCGCGTTGCAGTTTCCGCTGGCGCATCCCGCGGTGGTGTCCGTTATTCCAGGTGCGCGGTCAGTGGCCGAATTGGAAGAAAACTTCCGCCTCGTCAGCCATCCCATTCCCGGCGGGTTCTGGGCTGAACTCCGTTCAAAAGGACTGCTGCCGGAGGAAGCCCCGGTCCCAGTATAG
- a CDS encoding sialidase family protein, with the protein MASILVRVLKSGRARFCHPLRHRVLPVYFASFGFCVLVAVAASGQPPTRQAPPAAEVATLTPHRGYFNEPSVAINPRNPQQVVVAYQTGARIAFSDDGGTNWSAARDTMPSNYGVSGDVSVAYDNEGHAFLCYIAFDKLGTEEYWGHNATRNGVFVRRSLDGGMTWQRPAVPVVEHATKPGIPFEDKPYIVADNTKGPYAGNLYVGWTRFTLTQSEVLLARSEDDGATWSKPVRISTEAGLPRDDNGDVEGFSGVVGPDGALYVVWADGTHVVFTTSSDGGRTFAPSRGVVPIAPPYFKITDVDRTDGFPVISIDPQGGNGAGLLYLTWSDYRNGDVDVFCSTSADRGQTWMPPVRVNADPIHNGADQFFPWLAVDPVTGAANLIFYDRQDDPENSKAVVLLARSTDHGRSFINYLWMGQPFDPNNDFIGDYTGIAALGGRVYGVWTEERPASSRRKAESPLHHTVVRVGVADFSRPGNSR; encoded by the coding sequence TTGGCTTCGATTCTTGTGCGAGTTCTGAAGAGTGGGCGCGCGCGCTTTTGCCACCCTCTCCGGCATCGAGTCTTGCCGGTTTATTTCGCGAGCTTTGGTTTTTGCGTCCTTGTGGCCGTGGCTGCGTCCGGCCAGCCCCCCACACGACAGGCTCCGCCCGCAGCAGAAGTCGCCACTCTTACGCCCCACCGCGGATATTTCAACGAGCCTTCGGTTGCCATTAATCCGCGCAACCCGCAACAGGTGGTTGTTGCTTACCAGACCGGGGCCCGGATCGCGTTTTCAGATGACGGCGGCACGAACTGGAGCGCCGCTCGGGACACCATGCCGAGCAACTATGGCGTGTCGGGTGACGTTTCTGTGGCGTATGACAACGAAGGCCACGCTTTTCTTTGTTACATCGCTTTTGACAAGCTGGGGACGGAAGAGTATTGGGGACACAACGCCACCCGCAATGGCGTGTTCGTGAGGCGCTCGCTCGATGGCGGCATGACGTGGCAGCGGCCCGCGGTTCCGGTGGTTGAGCATGCCACGAAACCCGGCATTCCCTTCGAGGACAAGCCCTATATCGTGGCCGACAACACGAAAGGACCGTATGCAGGAAACCTCTACGTCGGATGGACGCGATTCACTCTGACGCAATCCGAGGTCCTCCTGGCACGTTCGGAGGACGACGGCGCAACCTGGTCAAAGCCTGTTCGGATCAGCACCGAGGCTGGATTGCCGCGTGACGATAACGGTGACGTAGAGGGTTTTTCAGGAGTGGTGGGACCGGATGGCGCGCTTTACGTGGTCTGGGCCGACGGCACGCACGTGGTGTTTACGACTTCGAGCGACGGAGGCCGTACCTTTGCGCCCTCGCGCGGCGTTGTTCCCATCGCGCCGCCATACTTCAAAATTACCGATGTGGACAGGACCGACGGCTTCCCCGTGATCTCGATCGATCCCCAGGGAGGCAACGGCGCGGGCCTCCTGTATCTCACCTGGAGCGACTATCGCAATGGCGACGTGGATGTTTTCTGTTCCACATCGGCTGACCGCGGCCAGACCTGGATGCCGCCAGTGCGGGTGAATGCCGATCCCATTCACAATGGGGCTGACCAGTTTTTCCCGTGGCTGGCCGTCGATCCGGTGACGGGAGCCGCCAATCTCATTTTCTACGACCGGCAGGATGACCCGGAAAACAGCAAGGCGGTTGTGCTGCTTGCGCGGTCAACCGACCACGGCCGTAGCTTTATCAATTATCTCTGGATGGGCCAGCCGTTCGATCCCAACAACGATTTTATTGGCGATTACACGGGCATTGCCGCGCTCGGCGGGCGGGTTTACGGAGTCTGGACGGAAGAGCGGCCGGCCTCCAGCCGGCGCAAGGCCGAAAGCCCCTTGCACCACACCGTCGTCCGGGTCGGCGTTGCGGATTTTTCCCGACCTGGGAATTCCCGCTAG
- a CDS encoding glucoamylase family protein gives MDRKADGRHLPSRRAMLRQLLGAGISLPLAGSDLLARTPAQPQSRPAAPPAKPTLSKEDDQFLEDLERSSFAFFWEQSSPQTGLVKDRCNVRADDHTVVASIAATGFGLTALCIGHKRGYISLSDARGRVLNALRFLWKNLAHHRGFFFHFANVNTGERLWDSEVSTIDTAILFCGVLTCREYFRDRAIQGLAFAIFNRADWSWLAEDTPLLSMGWMPEIGFLPSRWVDYSELMMMYLLGMGAHTNPLPPQTWTSWKRLTFEYRGLRYIGSFAPLFVHQYSQAWFDFRGKRDQYADYFQNSRIATEAHRIFCIELAPKFPDYSNDLWGITASDSQSNGYVAWGGPPEMGPIDGTVVPSAAGGSLPFLPEATLRVLRNIRTRYGGAWSKYGFINAFNPLKNWYDPDVIGIDTGITMLMAENLRTGFVWDTFMKSPEAIRGMARAGFKPYQPSGPPQTQQPIASGS, from the coding sequence ATGGACAGAAAAGCAGATGGCAGGCATTTGCCCTCGCGCCGCGCGATGTTGCGGCAGCTCCTCGGGGCCGGCATCAGTTTGCCGCTGGCTGGAAGCGATCTCCTGGCCCGGACGCCCGCTCAGCCTCAGTCGCGGCCGGCCGCCCCTCCCGCCAAACCGACCCTTTCGAAAGAGGATGATCAGTTTCTGGAGGATCTGGAACGGTCCAGTTTTGCTTTTTTCTGGGAACAGTCCAGCCCGCAAACCGGACTTGTGAAAGACCGCTGCAACGTCCGCGCCGATGACCACACTGTGGTCGCCAGTATCGCCGCCACGGGCTTCGGGTTGACGGCCCTCTGTATTGGACACAAACGCGGTTATATTTCGCTCTCGGACGCCCGGGGGCGGGTGCTCAATGCGCTGCGCTTTCTTTGGAAGAACCTGGCCCATCACCGGGGCTTTTTCTTTCACTTCGCAAATGTCAATACGGGCGAACGACTGTGGGACTCGGAGGTCTCGACGATTGACACGGCAATCCTGTTTTGCGGCGTGCTTACGTGCCGGGAATATTTCCGGGACCGCGCCATCCAGGGGCTGGCGTTTGCCATCTTCAATCGCGCTGACTGGTCATGGCTGGCAGAAGACACGCCGCTGCTGTCGATGGGATGGATGCCCGAGATTGGCTTCCTTCCGAGCCGCTGGGTTGATTACAGCGAGCTCATGATGATGTACCTGCTGGGGATGGGAGCGCATACGAATCCGTTGCCGCCGCAGACCTGGACGTCCTGGAAGCGGCTTACCTTTGAATATCGCGGGTTGCGCTATATCGGCTCTTTCGCTCCTTTGTTCGTTCATCAATACTCCCAGGCCTGGTTTGATTTCCGTGGGAAGCGCGACCAGTACGCTGATTATTTTCAGAACTCGAGAATCGCCACTGAAGCCCATCGCATCTTCTGCATCGAACTGGCGCCAAAGTTTCCTGACTATAGCAATGACCTTTGGGGCATTACGGCATCGGATTCCCAATCGAACGGCTACGTGGCCTGGGGAGGGCCGCCGGAAATGGGGCCCATTGACGGAACCGTGGTGCCGAGCGCGGCGGGAGGATCACTGCCATTTCTACCCGAGGCTACCTTGCGCGTGCTGCGAAACATCAGGACTCGTTACGGAGGCGCCTGGAGCAAGTATGGTTTTATCAATGCCTTCAATCCTCTCAAGAACTGGTACGACCCAGACGTTATCGGAATCGATACGGGAATTACCATGCTGATGGCGGAGAATCTGCGGACAGGGTTCGTCTGGGACACGTTTATGAAAAGTCCGGAAGCAATACGCGGCATGGCCCGAGCCGGCTTCAAACCTTATCAGCCGTCCGGACCGCCTCAGACGCAGCAACCGATTGCTTCAGGCAGTTGA
- a CDS encoding M61 family peptidase: protein MIISRCRTCLALAFVIATGTLGLKAQPPITLEVDATQAPQQIIHTHMTIPVSPGPLTLYYPKWIPGEHAPDGPIVNMTGLKFSGNGAVIPWRRDLLDMFTLHLEIPQGVSVLDVKLDYVEPEATSGFTAGASATDKLVVISWNQDLLYPAGHPAQDLIFNASLKLPEGWKFGTALPVARQEGNRIEFKPASLNRLVDSPVSAGQYYRVVDVTPQGESIHHEIDLAADSEAALDMNAELQRDYTNLVAETGKLFGARHYRDYHFLLTLSDHVAHFGLEHHESDDSRVDEFSLIDAGQRLNMVTLLPHEFVHSWNGKFRRPKDLSAAYYEEPMKTDMLWVYEGLTEYLGDLLTARSGLWTPGEYRQNLALIAARYGPGRPGRTWRPLLDTAADAQVLYGAPAEWENWRRGVDFYDESVLLWLEVNSIISRETHAKKSLDDFCRLFYGGPNDGPELKPYTFQDLVDALGKIAPYDWAGFLHERLNSTSPEAPLGGIEGSGWKVTYTSSEPSLLQNSEAVHNDIDESYSIGLLLKNDGSVEDSVVTKPAYQAGISAGMKVIAVNGRQFTPQVLRLALRAGATSKEPLRLLVLNDEYYRTCTIDYHGGESYPHLVREAGSPDLLDNLLKPLAAH, encoded by the coding sequence ATGATCATTTCGCGCTGCCGGACCTGCCTTGCGCTTGCGTTCGTAATAGCGACAGGAACACTGGGCCTGAAGGCCCAACCGCCCATCACTCTCGAAGTTGATGCCACCCAGGCGCCGCAGCAGATCATTCACACTCATATGACGATTCCAGTTTCTCCCGGCCCACTCACGCTCTACTACCCCAAATGGATCCCGGGTGAACACGCGCCGGACGGCCCGATCGTCAACATGACGGGATTGAAATTCAGCGGCAACGGCGCCGTGATTCCCTGGCGGCGCGACCTGCTGGACATGTTCACATTGCATCTCGAAATCCCCCAGGGCGTCAGCGTCCTTGACGTCAAACTCGATTACGTCGAGCCCGAGGCCACGTCTGGATTTACGGCCGGCGCTTCGGCCACCGACAAGCTGGTCGTCATAAGCTGGAACCAGGACCTTCTCTACCCCGCAGGCCATCCTGCGCAGGACCTTATTTTCAATGCGAGTCTGAAGCTTCCTGAAGGCTGGAAGTTCGGGACAGCGCTCCCGGTTGCGCGTCAGGAAGGGAACAGAATTGAATTCAAGCCGGCCTCTCTCAACCGCCTGGTCGATTCGCCGGTCAGCGCCGGCCAATACTATCGGGTTGTGGATGTCACGCCTCAGGGAGAGTCCATCCATCATGAAATTGACCTGGCGGCTGACAGCGAGGCGGCGCTCGACATGAATGCTGAATTGCAGCGGGACTATACGAACCTGGTGGCCGAGACGGGCAAGCTGTTCGGAGCGCGGCACTATCGGGACTATCATTTTCTGCTGACCCTGAGCGACCACGTGGCCCACTTTGGGCTGGAACACCACGAGTCCGACGACAGCCGCGTGGACGAGTTCTCGCTGATCGATGCAGGCCAGCGGCTGAACATGGTCACGCTGTTGCCTCACGAATTTGTCCATTCCTGGAATGGAAAGTTCCGCCGCCCGAAGGACCTGAGCGCCGCGTATTACGAAGAGCCGATGAAGACCGACATGCTCTGGGTATATGAAGGGCTCACCGAATATCTGGGCGACCTTTTAACGGCGCGAAGCGGGTTGTGGACTCCTGGTGAATACAGGCAGAACCTTGCTTTGATTGCCGCCCGCTATGGCCCGGGCCGGCCGGGAAGGACCTGGCGCCCGCTGCTGGACACAGCGGCCGACGCCCAGGTTCTTTACGGTGCTCCCGCTGAGTGGGAAAACTGGCGGCGCGGCGTGGACTTCTATGATGAGAGCGTCCTGCTCTGGCTTGAAGTCAACAGCATTATCAGCCGCGAGACCCATGCCAAGAAATCTTTGGACGACTTCTGCCGCCTGTTTTATGGCGGACCGAACGACGGCCCGGAGCTGAAGCCATATACTTTCCAGGACCTGGTGGACGCGCTCGGCAAAATCGCGCCTTATGACTGGGCGGGATTCTTACATGAGCGCTTGAATTCAACTTCGCCTGAGGCCCCCCTTGGCGGCATCGAGGGCAGCGGCTGGAAAGTGACTTACACCAGCTCTGAACCCTCTCTTTTGCAGAATTCGGAGGCCGTTCACAACGACATCGACGAAAGTTATTCGATCGGCCTGCTGCTGAAAAACGATGGCTCGGTTGAAGATTCGGTGGTAACCAAGCCGGCTTACCAGGCCGGAATTTCCGCGGGGATGAAAGTGATTGCAGTGAATGGGCGTCAGTTCACGCCGCAGGTGCTTCGGCTGGCGCTGCGGGCGGGCGCCACCTCGAAAGAGCCGCTGCGCCTGCTGGTACTGAATGATGAATATTACAGGACCTGCACCATTGATTATCACGGCGGGGAATCATATCCGCACCTGGTCCGGGAAGCCGGCAGTCCGGACCTCCTCGACAATTTGCTGAAGCCCCTTGCCGCGCATTAA
- a CDS encoding carboxypeptidase regulatory-like domain-containing protein, translating into MILEGSVIRQDSQAERRQPLSGVQITAREGSVATTGESDPSGFFRLVLPISGPSSLPVLLQFRLPGYEPLDLPVVGGGLLYVARLIPTPSELETQPNVPEVKVSNVSVRYSVKTTEAANIGSAVRTFQAVNTGNVPCNHHDPCSPDGKWKAARGSVVMDAGEGNEFRNVRVSCVAGPCSFTRITPEDVPTNVRILRASALNWSDTATFLVEAEVVHPLYSAELRKSYPVMFGRVLDFTLPASAEAVALEADLGGHHIIFPLGPKPLLSWATCQVRVNLSKSKVYRCELTPGYEF; encoded by the coding sequence GTGATACTGGAGGGGTCGGTCATCCGCCAGGATTCGCAGGCGGAAAGACGACAACCTCTGTCCGGCGTCCAAATAACCGCCCGCGAGGGTTCCGTAGCCACCACTGGCGAGTCGGACCCCTCAGGCTTCTTCAGGCTTGTATTGCCCATCAGCGGCCCCTCCAGCCTGCCCGTGTTGCTCCAATTTCGCCTCCCGGGATATGAGCCCCTGGACCTGCCAGTAGTCGGTGGAGGTCTGCTCTACGTGGCGAGGCTGATTCCGACGCCTTCGGAGCTCGAAACTCAACCCAATGTCCCCGAGGTAAAGGTCTCGAATGTTTCGGTGAGATATTCTGTGAAGACCACCGAGGCGGCGAACATTGGCAGCGCGGTCAGGACCTTTCAGGCCGTGAATACCGGGAACGTGCCGTGCAATCATCACGACCCCTGCTCGCCCGACGGCAAATGGAAAGCGGCGAGGGGATCAGTGGTGATGGACGCCGGAGAAGGGAATGAGTTTCGCAATGTGCGCGTTTCCTGCGTTGCGGGCCCGTGCTCGTTTACCAGAATCACTCCCGAGGACGTTCCCACGAACGTGCGCATACTTCGCGCCTCGGCGCTTAACTGGTCGGACACGGCTACCTTCCTCGTGGAAGCAGAGGTGGTTCATCCGCTGTATAGCGCGGAACTGCGCAAGTCGTACCCCGTGATGTTCGGGCGGGTGCTGGATTTCACGCTCCCGGCCTCAGCCGAAGCGGTGGCCCTGGAAGCAGACTTGGGCGGACATCATATTATCTTTCCACTAGGCCCAAAGCCCCTTCTGTCGTGGGCAACCTGCCAGGTGAGGGTCAACCTGAGCAAGTCGAAGGTTTACCGGTGTGAACTTACGCCGGGTTACGAATTTTGA
- a CDS encoding DUF4926 domain-containing protein translates to MESIKPFAVVALLENIPQRSLRRGRVGTVVESLEPGVVEIEFSDNDGRTRATLALRADQFMILHHDMAEVD, encoded by the coding sequence ATGGAAAGTATCAAGCCATTTGCTGTTGTTGCACTCCTTGAAAACATACCCCAGCGTTCTCTTCGCCGAGGCCGGGTCGGAACTGTTGTTGAGTCGCTGGAACCCGGCGTGGTCGAGATAGAGTTCAGCGATAACGACGGAAGAACGCGCGCCACACTTGCCCTTCGGGCTGACCAGTTCATGATTCTCCATCACGACATGGCCGAAGTCGACTGA
- a CDS encoding pyridoxamine 5'-phosphate oxidase family protein encodes MTREEVLQFMRTHSLGVQAAVSTTSCPQAAVVGFVVTDAFEIVFDTLATSRKAAYLRQNPHCAFVIGGLTDGDERSVQYEGMADEPAGTDLHYLKELYFARFPDGRERQHWPGLIYIRVKPRWLRFSDWNQTPPIIVEFEFSS; translated from the coding sequence ATGACTCGGGAGGAAGTCTTGCAATTCATGCGCACACATTCGTTGGGCGTGCAAGCTGCCGTCTCGACCACGAGCTGTCCGCAGGCTGCCGTCGTGGGGTTTGTCGTTACTGATGCTTTCGAGATTGTTTTCGACACTCTTGCCACCTCCCGAAAAGCGGCATACCTACGTCAGAATCCTCACTGTGCTTTCGTGATCGGCGGGCTCACCGATGGCGATGAGCGCAGTGTGCAATACGAAGGGATGGCTGATGAGCCTGCGGGAACTGATCTCCACTATTTGAAGGAGCTGTACTTCGCTCGGTTTCCCGATGGCCGTGAGCGCCAACATTGGCCGGGCTTGATCTATATTCGCGTCAAGCCTCGATGGCTGCGGTTCAGCGATTGGAACCAGACGCCGCCAATAATTGTGGAATTCGAGTTTAGCTCATGA
- a CDS encoding M55 family metallopeptidase — MSQAQVDSLLALLNRGSSKAEKPKKVFMVTDLEGVSGVFSTELQCEPLESARFQEARKLLTGEVNAAVDGLLEGGATGVVVWDGHDSSRSLSALDINPRALLLTGQPVAPTLELDRSYAAMVFVGQHAMAGAMNGILNHSFSSLGVENMWINNKPVGEIGVRVMLAGTLGVPAIMLSGDAAACEELHALVPKAECAAVKAGAGRTAGFMLPHPAAAALIKQTARRAMERLGEIPPYPADGPVEAKVQFTTRGVQYYQARAGVEQIDERTWAFRGKDLQDAWLKYSSF, encoded by the coding sequence ATGTCGCAAGCGCAAGTGGATTCCTTGCTGGCTTTACTGAACCGAGGCTCATCGAAGGCCGAAAAACCAAAAAAGGTATTCATGGTCACGGACCTTGAAGGTGTTTCCGGCGTCTTCAGCACCGAACTCCAGTGCGAACCTCTCGAAAGCGCGCGGTTCCAGGAGGCCCGCAAACTCCTGACCGGGGAAGTCAACGCTGCGGTTGATGGGCTGCTGGAAGGTGGCGCAACGGGCGTCGTGGTTTGGGACGGCCACGACAGCAGCCGGTCCCTCTCAGCACTCGACATCAATCCCAGGGCGCTTCTGCTCACAGGGCAGCCCGTGGCGCCCACGTTGGAGCTGGATCGCTCCTATGCCGCAATGGTGTTTGTGGGGCAGCATGCCATGGCCGGAGCCATGAACGGAATCCTGAACCATTCGTTCAGCTCCCTCGGGGTTGAAAATATGTGGATCAATAACAAGCCGGTGGGTGAAATTGGCGTGCGCGTGATGCTGGCCGGCACACTCGGTGTCCCCGCCATCATGCTGTCCGGCGATGCCGCGGCCTGTGAGGAACTTCATGCCCTCGTCCCCAAGGCCGAGTGCGCCGCCGTCAAGGCTGGCGCCGGCCGCACGGCAGGCTTTATGCTTCCTCATCCTGCGGCCGCGGCACTGATTAAGCAAACGGCTCGTCGCGCTATGGAGCGCCTGGGCGAAATTCCGCCGTATCCGGCGGACGGGCCTGTCGAAGCTAAGGTCCAGTTCACCACGCGGGGAGTGCAATACTATCAGGCCCGCGCAGGAGTTGAGCAGATCGACGAGCGGACCTGGGCCTTCCGCGGCAAAGACCTCCAGGACGCCTGGCTGAAATACTCGTCCTTCTAG